The proteins below are encoded in one region of Juglans microcarpa x Juglans regia isolate MS1-56 chromosome 4D, Jm3101_v1.0, whole genome shotgun sequence:
- the LOC121260641 gene encoding uncharacterized protein LOC121260641: MVHQIKPQLRKIKTYLTLFPNSLIKLLPQHHEPKYKSKESRTRTTMSVHRVPLSLILLLFLANMVSCNEAGVKTGAAQANGSMVPLIEPGKMEKMMMVMNETRRKLGSFQICALCTCCGGAKGLCLPSPCCYAINCNIPNRPFGFCSFTPKTCNCFGCHL, from the exons ATGGTGCACCAAATTAAGCCTCAGTTGAGAAAGATCAAGACCTATCTCACGCTCTTTCCGAATTCTCTTATTAAACTCTTGCCGCAACACCACGAACCAAAATACAAATCCAAAGAGAGCAGGACAAGAACCACGATGTCTGTTCATCGGGTCCCATTATCCCTGATATTGCTCCTCTTTTTAGCTAATATGGTTAGCTGCAATGAAGCAGGCGTGAAAACAGGTGCAGCCCAA GCAAATGGGTCGATGGTGCCTTTGATTGAGCCAGGGAAGATGGAAAAGATGATGATGGTCATGAACGAGACGAGGAGGAAGCTGGGGAGTTTCCAGATATGTGCACTATGCACTTGCTGTGGTGGGGCCAAAGGGCTGTGCTTGCCATCTCCTTGTTGCTATGCCATCAATTGCAACATTCCCAATAGGCCTTTTGGCTTCTGTTCTTTCACTCCAAAGACCTGTAATTGCTTTGGATGCCAtctctag